From a region of the Trichoderma atroviride chromosome 6, complete sequence genome:
- a CDS encoding uncharacterized protein (TransMembrane:1 (o503-526i)), giving the protein MSSSAAKEIDALIRDVAAAAKLPAKSRMGDIRPTVASLASLAYENGLLPEALDELIDLVVTPSHLDQASRNAIVRNLYPVSRVSRDIAIRVIGALGHGALKPSLNIQVALLKWLIMIHHVLETPAVFAQAYSLLFNLLNTAAIRPNLCHLLALITRRKHVRPFRIQALLNLSRQTANDPYLIGLLRVYKDYYPEIILGELVRGRASAFKHPDISWKERLQEVQEAYALQAEKNSQAVLDGFRVNRPTGRGRGNRVVPAVHTSHATENSVTLEEVENITGFVQNIDRIELPNQLVAVLADPLLQKLLLLRPNAEAYQRVANWLNSVLQNVIDGDADEAVLWDVLDVVKEFVVQSKSIPPVILGFFATFFQQWNGSGQHGSILQILSFTPLVGFQELYERILQPLELAILDNTPGSQEEILSLYTNILRHWTAILQSSDPVPAHANTSITALIRHTGRLSLTLLQTSPTESVNIAIIEFYEQAIHLVNDDSLKYYIRIELPPSELIYTFLFSSSVATMSRLCGILACYKKGFEMAMSTKARNDGSNRIDALSYDRAYVNLYNGYLMDICNCFWRSRAFSDADTNSHGCLMPRPTVADLTAYVSSVDKAFSLPSLLTLSYSPVLCFQSIRSVRDLEDAAIGSSDSAIRTRHAGPVTQNSLSKLTVAGGIQLSWQDYRIEVLRSLAEKSLGGIAELLKNTMTVLKNSMDATPRARAKMSI; this is encoded by the exons ATGTCGTCTTCTGCAgccaaggagattgacgCACTCATTCGCGATGTGGCTGCGG CTGCCAAGTTACCAGCCAAGTCCCGGATGGGAGATATCAGGCCTACAGTAGCAAGCCTGGCCTCTTTGGCGTACGAGAATGGCTTATTGCCGGAAGCACTTGACGAGCTTATTGATCTGGTTGTTACACCCAGCCACCTTGATCAGGCGAGTCGAAATGCCATAGTTAGAAATCTGTATCCTGTCTCCAGAGTATCCCGCGATATTGCCATTCGTGTTATTGGTGCTCTTGGCCACGGAGCACTTAAGCCTTCGCTCAATATCCAGGTAGCACTTTTAAAATGGCTCATCATGATTCACCACGTGCTGGAAACCCCAGCCGTGTTCGCTCAAGCCTAcagtcttctcttcaatttgCTCAATACGGCAGCGATTCGACCAAATCTCTGCCACTTACTGGCACTCATCACACGGAGAAAGCATGTTAGACCTTTTAGGATCCAAGCTCT CTTGAACTTATCACGGCAGACTGCCAATGATCCTTATTTAATCGGCCTGCTTAGAGTCTATAAAGATTATTATCCTGAAATCATCTTGGGAGAGCTAGTTCGAGGCAGGGCCTCCGCTTTCAAG CATCCGGACATATCGTGGAAAGAAAGGCTTCAGGAAGTACAAGAAGCTTATGCTCTGCAAGCAGAGAAGAATTCACAAGCGGTTCTCGATGGCTTCCGGGTTAATCGCCCCactggccgaggccgaggaaaCAGAGTTGTGCCGGCCGTCCACACGTCTCATGCCACAGAG AATTCTGTGACTTTGGAAGAAGTCGAAAACATCACAGGCTTTGTACAGAATATCGACAGGATAGAGCTACCCAACCAACTTGTGGCCGTCCTCGCCGATCCCTTGTTGCAAAAGCTACTGCTTCTGCGTCCAAACGCAGAGGCTTACCAACGGGTGGCGAACTGGCTCAACTCGGTTCTACAGAATGtcattgatggcgatgctgatgagGCCGTGCTCTGGGATGTTTTGGATGTCGTGAAAGAATTTGTGGTGCAAAGTAAA TCTATACCTCCCGTTATCCTTGGCTTTTTTGCTACTTTTTTCCAACAATGGAATGGGTCTGGTCAGCATGGCTCCATTCTACAGATTCTGTCGTTCACTCCTCTTGTAGGGTTTCAAG AATTGTATGAACGCATCTTGCAACCACTAGAGCTGGCTATCTTGGATAATACACCAGGCTCCCAGGAAGAAATTTTAAGCCTATATACCAACATACTCCGTCACTGGACTGCCATATTACAATCGAGCGATCCAGTTCCAGCCCATGCAAATACGAGCATCACTGCGTTGATACGCCACACCGGGCGACTCAGCCTCACTCTTCTACAAACCTCTCCCACAGAGTCGGTGAATATTGCCATCATCGAGTTCTATGAACAGGCGATCCACCTCGTCAATGACGATTCTCTCAAGTACTATATACGGATTGAACTGCCACCATCCGAGCTGATTTACACATTCTTGTTCAGCAGTTCTGTGGCCACCATGTCCCGTCTATGCGGCATCTTGGCGTGCTACAAAAAAGGCTTTGAAATGGCCATGTcaacaaaggcaagaaaTGATGGCTCTAATCGAATCGATGCGCTCTCTTATGACCGAGCCTACGTGAACCTATATAACGGGTATCTCATGGATATATGTAACTGCTTCTGGCGAAGCAGGGCATTTAGCGATGCGGATACCAATTCTCACGGCTGCCTGATGCCACGGCCTACCGTGGCCGATCTCACGGCATATGTCTCTTCAGTGGACAAGGccttctctctgccttcaCTTCTTACTTTGTCATATTCGCCTGTACTCTGTTTCCAGAGCATTCGCTCGGTGCGAGATCTTGAGGATGCTGCCATTGGAAGCAGCGATAGCGCCATAAGGACAAGGCACGCCGGGCCAGTGACGCAAAACAGCCTTTCCAAGTTGACTGTCGCGGGAGGTATACAGCTTTCGTGGCAAGACTATCGTATTGAAGTTTTGAGATCACTTGCGGAAAAGAGCCTTGGTGGCATCGCCGAGCTGTTGAAAAACACAATGACAGTGCTGAAGAACTCAATGGATGCAACACCGCGAGCACGGGCAAAGATGTCTAtatag
- a CDS encoding uncharacterized protein (BUSCO:EOG092D2N4T), which produces MVKLEDVSSLLQTPADPSQKAPIRAESAYKPLHSFALEKQRSYKQQFGDMYFLRLTKIKPAVEEVAAKAWEGTEIGGERATRVERVLDVRQGELCWVAGTVYMDMRLKPNILEDVSKDRWLSAPISSQKYYSDDGSDQIMLEDDSGRVRLVGDVLNNIPLVTGCIIAVMGTENTNGEFEVIDLKVPDLAPQPERWALSKPPTASGKSQGEDTEMTDSPLQSGGKKIAIVSGLSFSGTDASYDLELDLLLEYLLGEALGPDEQANASQISRLIIAGNSISTVKEKDDDEGGEDEDEKKTVQKKYGYDASAYNPVPSQLFDQFVSELLPSIPVTLLPGAQDPANASYPQQPVHSAMFPLSRAYAAELGAKAASQPGWFDPVTNPWEAEVEGWRILGTGGQNVDDVFKYVESDDRLGMMEAMCRWRCCAPTAPDTLWSYPFQEDDPFVLKTCPHVYFVGCQPEFATRVIHGPDGQSVRLIAVPSFSKTKEFVLMDTETLEVTRVKIASR; this is translated from the exons atggtcaAGCTCGAAGATGTCTCCAGTCTCTTGCAGACGCCGGC GGATCCCTCTCAGAAAGCGCCCATCAGAGCAGAGTCGGCATACAAACCGCTCCATTCCTTCGccttggagaagcagcgatCCTACAAGCAGCAGTTTGGCGACATGTACTTCTTGCGGCTCACCAAGATCAAGCCCGCGGTAGAAGAGGTGGCTGCAAAGGCATGGGAGGGCACAGAGATTGGCGGCGAGCGAGCCACGAGGGTTGAGCGAGTGCTTGATGTGCGGCAGGGCGAGTTGTGCTGGGTTGCGGGAACGGTTTACATGGACATGCGGCTGAAGCCCAACATCCTTGAGGATGTATCCAAAGAT CGTTGGCTTTCTGCGCCCATCTCCTCGCAAAAGTACTACTCCGACGACGGCTCCGATCAGATCATGCTGGAAGACGACTCAGGCCGTGTCCGCTTAGTTGGCGACGTGCTCAATAATATCCCACTTGTCACCGGTTGCATCATTGCCGTTATGGGCACCGAGAATACAAACGGCGAGTTCGAGGTCATTGACCTGAAGGTTCCTGATTTGGCCCCTCAGCCAGAGCGCTGGGCCCTCTCCAAACCACCCACGGCGAGCGGCAAATCCCAAGGCGAGGATACAGAAATGACAGACAGCCCTTTGCAGagcggcggcaagaagattgccaTCGTATCAGGACTGTCCTTTTCCGGTACCGATGCGTCATACGATCTTGAGCTGGATCTTTTGTTGGAGTATCTGCTTGGAGAGGCACTCGGCCCCGACGAGCAGGCCAATGCTTCACAAATCAGCAGgctcatcatcgccggcaATTCTATTTCCACCgtcaaagaaaaggacgacgacgaaggcggcgaagatgaagacgaaaagaagacggtgCAGAAGAAATACGGCTACGATGCCAGCGCTTACAACCCCGTGCCATCCCAGCTCTTTGATCAGTTTGTCTCGGAGCTGCTGCCTTCCATCCCTGTCACCCTCCTCCCCGGTGCTCAGGATCCCGCCAACGCAAGCTACCCTCAGCAACCCGTTCACAGCGCCATGTTTCCCCTTTCTCGAGCCTATGCAGCAGAACTTGGCGCAAAGGCAGCATCACAACCTGGGTGGTTCGACCCTGTCACAAATCCATGGGAAGCAGAGGTAGAAGGATGGAGGATATTGGGCACGGGCGGCCAAAACGTGGACGATGTGTTTAAATATGTCGAGAGCGACGACCGGTTAGGCATGATGGAAGCCATGTGCAGGTGGAGGTGCTGTGCTCCCACCGCACCCGATACATTAT GGAGCTATCCATTCCAAGAAGATGACCCCTTTGTCCTCAAGACCTGCCCCCACGTCTACTTTGTCGGCTGCCAGCCCGAGTTTGCAACCAGAGTCATTCACGGCCCTGACGGCCAAAGTGTTCGACTCATTGCGGTGCCGTCGTTTTCGAAAACGAAGGAATTTGTGTTGATGGATACGGAAACCTTGGAAGTGACGAGGGTAAAAATTGCGTCGAGATGA
- a CDS encoding uncharacterized protein (BUSCO:EOG092D0LJL), with protein MAADVGHIAQLLQATLDPAQHRTAEAALKQEAAKPQYSLTLLTIVSNDSLPINTRLGAALAFKNFIRINYVDADGNYKIPQDEVQTIKERLIGLMIASPANIQSQLGEAVSIIADSDFWERWDTLTQDLVSRFSATDPKANIGVLEVAHSIFVRWRPLMATTALYTEINHVINTFGAPFFQLLATTDSKITEHAQDKVALRGWFEVLSLQLKIMFDMSCHDLPPVFEDNLSSISELLHKYLNYSNAILNTDDDDEVSVVDTAKADICDFLELYTFKYDADFSQYCKPFITSTWNLVSSIGSETKYDTLVSKSLHFLAAVAATREHSELFNNEEVLTQIIEKVILPNVSLRESDIELFEDEPIEYIRRDLEGSDTGSRRRSATDFLRSLQEKFEAPVTGSVSRYINHYLTQGKSDWKSKDTAVYLFISIAAKGAVTQAQGVKTVNPLVNVVDFFEQHIASDLVNGEGIEPISKVDAIKFLYTFRSQLSKEQWKVAIGPLIQNLNSSNYVVYTYAAIAVERVLFLADDAGNAMFPRADIEPFAKDLLTHLFKLIERETSAPKLQENEFLMRCVMRILIVIKDGAGPWLDTILTHLILITNVMKSNPSNPRFYYYHFEALGALVRYCAATHAAAINQKLWEPAHQILVDDVTEFIPYIFQILAQLLESSPVDSVSDNYKALLGPLLQPPLWETRGNIPACTRLLAALIPRVAKAIVTENQTEAVLGIFQRLLSGKKSELHAFDILEAIVNSFEPSAIDPYFDTILRLIFTKLQGSPADSFKIRFVRFFHLVGGKLEAGYGTDYFVKHSDKVDEKVFAQVYPPFILQETDKLARPVDRKAAVVSLTKTLCDSQVFATKFAKGWGNTCRILLTLLANPPSAAAGVGDEIILENSPDDIGFGLTFTALNTCKLAARDDFPEVQDVTTWVKQYMIGANQRHGGAVEGFISQRLTPELQEAIAQYIR; from the exons ATGGCGGCCGACGTTGGCCACATTgcacagctgctgcaggcaacTCTCGATCCTGCTCAGCACCGCACAG CCGAGGCTGCTCTCAAGCAGGAGGCGGCCAAGCCTCAGTACTCACTGACGCTGCTCACGATTGTTAGCAACGACTCTCTCCCCATCAACACTCGGCTGGGCGCTGCCTTGGCCTTCAAGAACTTCATCCGAATCAACTATGTG GACGCCGATGGAAACTACAAGATCCCCCAGGACGAGGTCCAGACAATCAAGGAGCGCCTCATCGGGCTGATGATCGCTTCTCCTGCCAACATCCAGAGCCAGCTGGGTGAGGCTGTCAGCATCATTGCCGATTCAGACTTTTGGGAGCGATGGGATACTCTAACCCAG GATCTTGTCAGCCGTTTCTCCGCTACCGATCCCAAGGCGAACATTGGTGTGTTGGAGGTGGCCCATTCCATCTTCGTTCGATGGAGGCCCCTCATGGCGACGACCGCCCTGTATACAGAAATCAACCATGTCATCAACACATTTGGCGCTCCATTCTTTCAGTTGCTAGCG ACTACAGACAGCAAAATCACCGAGCATGCGCAAGACAAGGTGGCTCTTCGAGGCTGGTTTGAGGTTCTAAGCTTGCAGCTGAAAATCATGTTTGACATGTCCTGCCACGATCTGCCTCCTGTTTTCGAAGATAAcctctccagcatctccgaGCTGCTGCACAAGTATCTGAATTACTCCAATGCCATCCTGAAtaccgacgacgacgatgaagtcAGCGTTGTCGACACCGCCAAGGCCGACATTTGCGACTTCCTTGAGCTCTATACCTTCAAATATGACGCAGATTTCTCTCAATACTGCAAGCCATTCATCACAAGCACCTGGAACCTGGTGTCATCCATTGGCTCAGAGACAAAGTACGACACCCTTGTCAGCAAGTCGCTCCATTTCTTGGCGGCAGTTGCGGCGACTCGAGAGCATTCCGAGCTCTTCAACAACGAAGAAGTCCTCACCCAGATTATTGAAAAGGTTATTTTGCCCAATGTTAGCCTGCGAGAGTCTGATATCGAATTGTTTGAGGATGAGCCGATTGAGTATATCCGCCGAGACTTGGAGGGCTCTGATACGGGCTCTCGACGCAGATCAGCCACCGATTTCCTCCGCAGTCTGCAAGAGAAATTTGAGGCCCCCGTTACTGGCTCTGTCTCGAGATACATCAACCACTACCTCACTCAAGGAAAGTCCGATTGGAAGTCCAAAGACACTGCCGTCTACCTGTTCATTTCAATTGCAGCCAAGGGTGCCGTCACACAGGCTCAAGGTGTCAAGACCGTTAACCCACTTGTCAACGTTGTCGACTTCTTTGAGCAGCACATTGCGTCTGACTTGGTGAATGGAGAGGGTATCGAGCCAATCTCCAAAGTTGACGCAATCAAATTCCTCTACACATTCCGCAGTCAGCTGTCCAAGGAGCAGTGGAAAGTGGCGATTGGTCCGTTGATCCAGAACCTCAACTCATCCAACTATGTTGTATATACCTACGCGGCCATTGCCGTGGAGCGCGTGCTGTTTTTGGCAGACGATGCGGGCAATGCCATGTTCCCCCGCGCAGACATTGAGCCGTTCGCAAAGGATCTGCTCACTCATCTTTTCAAGCTGATAGAAAGGGAGACCAGCGCTCCCAAGTTGCAGGAAAACGAATTCTTGATGCGATGCGTGATGAGAATTCTCATTGTCATCAAGGACGGAGCGGGCCCTTGGCTCGATACCATCCTGACACACCTTATTCTCATCACAAATGTGATGAAGTCTAACCCTAGCAACCCTCGCTTTTATTACTACCACTTTGAGGCTCTTGGCGCGCTGGTACGATACTGTGCCGCGACGCATGCCGCTGCAATTAATCAGAAACTCTGGGAACCAGCACATCAAATCCTGGTAGACGATGTTACGG AATTCATTCCTTACATTTTCCAGATCCTGGCGCAGCTCCTCGAGTCCAGCCCTGTGGATTCCGTCTCTGACAATTACAAGGCACTTCTTGGCCCTCTCCTGCAACCTCCTTTGTGGGAAACAAGGGGCAACATCCCGGCCTGCACACGATTGCTGGCCGCTCTTATCCCCAGAGTAGCCAAGGCAATTGTTACTGAGAACCAGACTGAGGCTGTTCTCGGCATTTTCCAAAGACTACTCAGCGGAAAGAAATCAGAGCTTCATGCTTTTGATATTCTTGAGGCTATTGTCAACTCTTTTGAGCC ATCGGCTATTGACCCGTACTTTGACACCATTCTCAGGCTGATTTTCACAAAGCTACAAGGATCTCCAGCCGATTCCTTCAAGATCCGCTTCGTTCgattcttccatctcgttGGGGGAAAGCTGGAAGCTGGCTATGGAACAGATTACTTTGTCAAGCATTCTGACAAGGTGGACGAAAAGGTCTTTGCCCAAGTTTATCCTCCATTTATCCTGCAGGAAACAGACAAGCTGGCAAGGCCCGTTGACCGGAAGGCTGCCGTTGTTTCTCTGACCAAGACGCTATGCGACTCTCAAGTGTTTGCTACCAAGTTCGCCAAGGGCTGGGGAAATACCTGCAGGATTCTCCTCACTCTGCTGGCAAACCCACCAagtgctgccgctggcgtGGGAGATGAGATCATCCTTGAAAACTCTCCCGATGACATTGGATTTGGATTGACATTTACGGCTCTCAACACGTGCAAGCTTGCCGCGCGGGATGACTTCCCCGAGGTGCAGGATGTGACGACCTGGGTCAAGCAGTACATGATTGGTGCTAACCAGAGACATGGCGGTGCTGTTGAGGGCTTCATCTCGCAGCGTCTTACGCCCGAGCTGCAGGAAGCCATTGCTCAGTACATTCGATAA
- a CDS encoding uncharacterized protein (EggNog:ENOG41): MDYLDGYLLVPPDRNHILAKAQWKSRYVFVGRRATINKQKDRQSSNGVWPSSSGPKPLVKAYTDEYCISVFKSKEDAEPSYQWPTSCVLDAQVQMVAYRKQGPIQPTLVVTISDKERKRRSSRSVGLMASKEAGTSTLWFRTPQDDHHNSLHEWAQFILDKKNPTASDGSSTPVFSSPFSPRSREMEYFPRPDSGNQASRQDARPLQHKSSGATYSTGPRERPATFSSDSPSLRSKRSDISSPSSVSQHPIQKSFAVPSQIYTGPMHNDAGLPSIRDSIYQGELIEGWTAAQGRSSTLSSPTRGPETLGSPMEAFMGFDVSAPPAPGETILDRAFQMGHIPWADTSVPGQENFNSIARFDALMREVDDKRKQREAAQRLERAAVRNTYNPQVGQHLDYNQEFDSDDNAHSADEQEGGYDRSPIISPSAQRALAFIADRRGESPRERGSRRPTISRAHLSFHVDTMASASTSQSPPSRPHTAHAKSRLNPTQRTQSTPHLNPISAGRVTDDNASRSGDSDHRRSGASSKRLSFSEFTRRLSSTSSLLVVQTNSSGDSRRGSVGAEPLPSSVRRPNMSHRDTVPPPRSQEWQTQDRRCPWRNSVVGVGPEGGFL, translated from the exons ATGGATTACCTTGATGGTTATCTCCTTGTTCCTCCCGACCGAAACCACATTCTTGCGAAAGCGCAATGGAAG TCCCGATACGTCTTCGTTGGCAGACGGGCGACGATCAACAAGCAGAAAGACCGACAGAGCAGTAACGGCGTGTGGCCCTCCAGCTCTGGCCCCAAGCCCCTCGTCAAAGCGTATACCGACGAATACTGCATCTCCGTTTTCAAGTCCAAA GAAGATGCGGAACCTTCTTACCAGTGGCCTACGAGCTGCGTTCTCGACGCCCAAGTCCAAATGGTCGCCTATCGCAAACAAGGGCCTATCCAGCCCACGCTTGTTGTCACCATATCCGACAAGGAGCGGAAACGCCGCTCTAGTCGATCTGTGGGCTTGATGGCAAGCAAGGAAGCCGGTACTAGTACTCTGTGGTTTCGAACACCACAGGATGACCATCACAACAGTCTCCATGAGTGGGCTCAGTTTATCCTGGATAAGAAGAATCCTACAGCCTcagatggaagcagcacGCCGGTGTTTTCGAGCCCCTTCAGCCCCAGGAGCCGTGAGATGGAATACTTTCCCAGACCTGATAGCGGAAATCAAGCGAGCCGCCAGGATGCGAGACCTCTACAGCACAAGAGCTCCGGCGCTACGTATTCAACGGGACCTCGCGAGCGGCCTGCCACATTCAGCTCAGATTCGCCGAGCCTGCGATCCAAACGAAGCGACATATCCTCGCCCTCTAGCGTCAGCCAGCACCCGATCCAGAAGTCATTTGCGGTTCCAAGCCAAATCTACACTGGACCGATGCATAACGATGCGGGGTTGCCTTCGATCAGAGACTCGATTTACCAGGGAGAACTGATCGAGGGATGGACGGCGGCCCAGGGGCGCTCCTCGACCTTGAGTTCACCCACGCGTGGCCCTGAAACGCTGGGCTCACCAATGGAGGCGTTCATGGGGTTTGACGTCAGCGCACCGCCTGCCCCTGGAGAGACGATCCTTGACAGGGCCTTTCAGATGGGGCATATTCCATGGGCTGACACAAGCGTCCCCGGTCAGGAGAACTTCAATTCCATTGCTCGATTCGATGCTCTCATGCGTGAAGTAGACGATAAGCGGAAACAGCGAGAGGCTGCCCAGCGCCTGGAACGAGCGGCCGTACGCAACACGTACAATCCTCAAGTCGGGCAACATCTTGACTACAACCAAGAGTTCGACTCCGATGACAACGCGCACTCGGCAGACGAGCAAGAGGGCGGCTATGATAGGAGCCCGATTATTTCCCCTTCGGCTCAGCGAGCATTGGCCTTTATCGCAGATCGACGCGGCGAGTCGCCAAGAGAGCGCGGATCACGACGTCCCACCATCTCCAGGGCTCACTTGAGCTTCCATGTCGATAcgatggcctcggcatcgACATCGCAATCCCCGCCCTCACGGCCTCACACAGCTCACGCCAAAAGTCGCCTCAATCCCACGCAGAGGACCCAGAGCACGCCGCACCTGAATCCAATTTCTGCAGGCAGGGTCACCGATGATAATGCTTCACGGAGCGGAGACTCGGATCATCGCCGCTCTGGCGCGAGCTCCAAAAGGTTGAGTTTCTCTGAGTTCACCAGAAGGCTCTCGAGCACCAGCAGCTTACTGGTAGTCCAGACCAACAGCAGCGGAGATAGCCGCCGAGGAAGTGTGGGCGCAGAGCCGCTTCCCTCCAGCGTCCGGCGGCCCAATATGAGCCATAGGGATACCGTTCCCCCACCCAGAAGCCAAGAATGGCAGACCCAAGATCGACGCTGCCCGTGGCGCAACAGTGTTGTCGGCGTTGGCCCCGAGGGCGGGTTTCTTTAA
- a CDS encoding uncharacterized protein (EggNog:ENOG41), protein MPVQNQLLDAESAWPVLPWVAERDLLETCALWQECLPYPFHLNPATLESLLKRDGYALHYVVRDPVHGSLVGFCAAFATFADSFDVALVGSIAAVIVQTAYRGRGIGSLLYNAAISRLQSVRGVRRLHLGSTFPRLLCGVPVDMGYVDQWFERRGWPVSTQGHQGQGGLVADWILRFLDLPSMTVYSTGLGFRQCVDGDAEQVLSVEHRQPATSTHSHGWYDLYAQTLRQGYIGDVIVAYENDTIVATAIIYTPGAQSPAAVDIPWPATLSSSIGGATCICIKDANNSREIILTELIFACARSLSQRGMTGMFLDGVSAGQREIIPLGFQKWMQYKDVWREMSTT, encoded by the exons ATGCCTGTACAGAACCAATTATTGGATGCCGAATCTGCATGGCCAGTCCTGCCCTGGGTTGCCGAACGAGATCTATTGGAAACATGCGCACTCTGGCAAGAATGCCTTCCCTACCCCTTTCATCTCAACCCAGCAACTCTAGAGTCTCTTTTGAAGAGAGATGGCTACGCACTGCACTACGTTGTACGAGATCCGGTTCATGGATCATTGGTTGGGTTTTGTGCGGCATTTGCCACTTTCGCAGACAGCTTCGATGTTGCTCTGGTAGGCTCTAttgccgccgtcatcgtGCAAACCGCCTACAGAGGACGAGGAATTGGCTCATTACTCTATAATGCCGCCATCAGCAGGCTCCAGAGCGTCAGAGGTGTGCGAAGACTGCACCTGGGGTCGACATTTCCTCGCCTGCTCTGCGGCGTGCCGGTCGATATGGGTTATGTGGACCAGTGGTtcgagagaagaggctggcCTGTCAGCACGCAAGGCCACCAAGGCCAGGGTGGCCTTGTCGCAGACTGGATTCTTCGATTCTTGGACCTACCAAGTATGACAGTTTATTCCACTGGCCTGGGATTCAGGCAGTGCgtcgatggcgatgccgagcAAGTGTTGAGCGTCGAGCATCGCCAGCCTGCGACAAGTACTCACAGCCATGGCTGGTATGATCTGTATGCGCAGACATTGAGACAAGGATATATAGGCGATGTCATCGTTGCATATGAGAACGACACAATAGTGGCTACTGCCATCATTTACACACCTGGCGCACAGAGTCCAGCGGCAGTTGATATACCCTGGCCGGCAAcattgagcagcagcatcggtGGAGCAACTTGCATATGCATCAAAG ACGCGAACAATTCACGAGAGATAATCCTCACTGAGCTTATATTCGCATGCGCTCGTTCACTGAGCCAACGGGGCATGACAGGCATGTTCCTGGACGGAGTATCAGCCGGTCAGCGAGAAATCATCCCGCTAG GCTTTCAAAAGTGGATGCAGTACAAGGATGTATGGAGAGAGATGTCGACCACTTGA